From Geomonas agri, one genomic window encodes:
- a CDS encoding glycosyltransferase family 2 protein: protein MSKEPRISIVTVVRNAASELEDTILSVLEQKRTRAIDYLIIDGGSTDGTLQVIKRYADRLHYWVSEPDRGTYDAMNKGWRAADPESSILFLGAGDRVISLPERLDAYAPGDVLYGAVQMGPGRVFHPRADWHLRLYNTLHHQALLVPKRLHPEPPFDCRYPVYADFDFNQRMKKDGVNFVFCPQLIGYASPGGVSDRPRFTETLRIVRANFGFCWAALAISGYYATRILPLMKKLRPIRGV, encoded by the coding sequence ATGAGCAAGGAGCCGCGCATCTCCATCGTGACCGTGGTGCGTAACGCCGCGAGCGAGCTCGAAGATACCATCCTCAGCGTGCTGGAGCAAAAGCGCACCAGAGCCATAGACTACCTCATTATCGATGGTGGCTCCACCGACGGTACGCTGCAGGTCATCAAGAGGTACGCAGACCGGTTGCATTACTGGGTGAGCGAACCGGATCGCGGCACGTACGACGCCATGAACAAGGGGTGGCGTGCTGCAGACCCCGAGAGCTCCATCCTCTTTCTCGGCGCGGGGGACCGGGTGATCTCCCTGCCGGAGCGTCTTGATGCCTACGCCCCCGGCGATGTTCTCTACGGTGCGGTGCAGATGGGGCCGGGGCGGGTCTTTCACCCGAGAGCCGACTGGCACTTGAGGCTCTACAACACCCTGCACCACCAGGCGCTCCTCGTGCCCAAGCGGCTGCACCCCGAGCCACCATTTGACTGCCGTTACCCGGTGTACGCCGACTTCGATTTCAATCAGAGAATGAAAAAAGACGGGGTCAATTTTGTCTTCTGTCCACAGTTGATCGGCTATGCCAGCCCGGGCGGGGTGAGCGATCGCCCACGTTTCACCGAAACTTTGCGGATTGTGAGGGCAAATTTCGGTTTTTGCTGGGCGGCACTGGCCATTTCAGGTTATTATGCCACGAGGATTTTGCCGCTAATGAAGAAGCTGCGTCCCATACGCGGCGTTTAA
- a CDS encoding glycosyltransferase family 2 protein, with protein sequence MEHLLVNRVYVVVVNWNGWRDTLECLESLRALSYSPLSVIVCDNGSTDDSLHRLRDWVDDHDIDCAEYSAAEAECGGIAGLDPWLVLVRNGANLGFAGGNNVALRYALSRDDFSYAWLLNNDTVVDPDALAHLVRRMEEQPSIGMCGSTIRYYEDRDKVQALGGGHYCRFVGLPWHYGRFWGGRTERGRAERWMNYVEGASLMVSRRFLKEVGLMSEDYFLYFEEADWAERAKGRFELGFAPRSLVYHKVGRSIGTSSNPRRKSYTCDFYNVRNRILFTRRYYPYALPTVYLVLVGGLLLRILLGRFDHAAMVLRLILGRAKR encoded by the coding sequence GTGGAGCATCTACTGGTGAACCGGGTCTACGTCGTTGTTGTCAACTGGAACGGCTGGCGGGACACCCTGGAGTGCCTGGAAAGCCTGCGCGCACTCAGCTACTCCCCCTTGAGCGTCATAGTCTGTGACAACGGCTCGACGGACGATTCGCTGCATCGCCTTCGTGACTGGGTTGATGACCACGACATCGACTGCGCAGAGTACAGTGCCGCCGAGGCGGAGTGCGGCGGCATTGCGGGGCTGGACCCCTGGCTTGTGTTGGTGCGAAACGGAGCGAATTTGGGCTTCGCCGGCGGCAACAATGTTGCGTTGCGCTACGCCCTCTCCCGGGACGATTTCTCCTACGCCTGGCTGCTCAACAACGACACGGTTGTCGATCCCGATGCGCTTGCACACCTGGTGCGGCGCATGGAGGAACAGCCCTCCATCGGCATGTGCGGCTCGACCATCCGCTACTACGAGGACCGGGACAAGGTGCAGGCACTGGGTGGGGGGCATTACTGCCGCTTCGTCGGCCTTCCCTGGCACTACGGCCGATTCTGGGGAGGGCGCACCGAGCGGGGCAGAGCGGAGCGGTGGATGAACTACGTGGAAGGTGCGTCCCTCATGGTCTCCCGACGCTTTCTCAAGGAGGTGGGGCTCATGTCCGAGGACTACTTCCTCTACTTCGAGGAGGCGGACTGGGCGGAGCGGGCGAAGGGACGCTTCGAGCTCGGCTTTGCGCCGCGGAGCCTTGTCTATCACAAGGTGGGCCGCAGCATTGGCACCAGCAGCAACCCGCGCCGCAAGAGCTACACCTGCGACTTCTACAACGTGCGCAACCGCATCCTGTTCACCCGGCGCTACTATCCCTACGCGCTGCCGACCGTCTACCTGGTGCTGGTCGGGGGACTGCTGCTGCGCATACTGCTGGGACGCTTCGATCACGCTGCCATGGTGCTGCGGCTCATCCTGGGCAGGGCGAAGCGATGA
- a CDS encoding decaprenyl-phosphate phosphoribosyltransferase, with amino-acid sequence MRAYLTLLRPAQWLKNLMLFFPPFLGGQILSPAQTATGITAFSAFCLVSSAGYLVNDIRDRARDACHPTKNKRPLATGEVSVSRAALLALAFFIGGLALGSRVNLAFIALLSAYVMVTLSYSMILKSFALVDLFCISAGFLLRLQAGGEVFHIVISPWLFMSVFLLSIFLSTGKRLCEHRLLGDGACGHRENLAHYPAGFLEGMMYMTGGAVLVTYAMYTINRHTLIYSVPLCCFGLLRYMFRVQSGQNGDPTESLLKDPTLFAVGIVWVALVAWSIYW; translated from the coding sequence ATGAGGGCTTATCTCACCTTGCTGCGTCCCGCTCAGTGGTTGAAAAACCTGATGCTTTTCTTCCCTCCTTTTCTGGGCGGTCAAATTTTGTCACCAGCACAGACAGCCACGGGGATCACTGCTTTTTCCGCATTTTGCCTCGTTTCCAGCGCTGGATACCTCGTCAACGACATACGGGACCGGGCACGTGACGCGTGCCACCCCACCAAGAACAAGCGACCTCTGGCAACCGGTGAGGTGAGTGTCAGTCGCGCCGCTTTGCTTGCGCTGGCATTTTTTATCGGCGGCCTTGCGTTAGGGAGCCGGGTCAACCTGGCTTTCATCGCGCTGCTGTCCGCTTATGTCATGGTCACCTTGTCCTATTCCATGATCCTCAAGTCCTTCGCACTGGTTGATCTCTTTTGCATCTCGGCCGGTTTCCTGCTACGTCTTCAGGCCGGCGGCGAAGTCTTCCATATCGTCATTTCCCCCTGGCTCTTTATGAGTGTGTTTTTGCTGTCGATCTTTCTCAGCACGGGGAAGCGGCTTTGTGAACACCGGTTGCTGGGTGACGGCGCCTGCGGCCATCGGGAGAACCTGGCCCACTATCCGGCGGGTTTCCTGGAAGGGATGATGTATATGACCGGCGGAGCAGTGCTCGTCACCTATGCCATGTACACCATCAACAGGCACACCCTGATATACAGCGTTCCCCTGTGCTGCTTTGGCCTCTTGCGCTACATGTTCCGGGTGCAGTCGGGGCAAAATGGTGACCCCACCGAATCGCTTTTGAAGGATCCGACGCTCTTCGCCGTTGGCATCGTCTGGGTTGCCCTGGTTGCGTGGAGCATCTACTGGTGA